Proteins encoded together in one Maledivibacter sp. window:
- a CDS encoding OmpA family protein yields MKLLKNRSHDNLDESLWASISDLMSGLMIIFLFIAISFMIKINEEKDLIFYEKETIENEQEAIKQILNTYSTIRVQIYEDLYDEFKDDLKNWNVVIDPKDLSVRFQEPEVFFQKGKASLNKEFRNILENFFPRYINVIHSKYKLNIEEIRIEGYTSSEWTGSNNELDSYFNNMKLSQERTRNVLQYVMNLEKTNYCQDWLIEHLTANGMSYSHRYFNENGEEDMEKSRRVEFKIRTNADKIISEIIEQYKEKNGD; encoded by the coding sequence ATGAAGCTCTTAAAAAATAGATCTCATGATAACTTGGATGAAAGTCTTTGGGCTTCAATATCTGATTTAATGTCAGGATTAATGATAATATTTTTATTTATAGCCATTTCCTTTATGATAAAAATAAATGAGGAAAAAGATTTAATTTTTTATGAAAAAGAAACAATTGAAAATGAACAAGAAGCTATAAAACAGATTCTTAATACATATAGCACTATAAGAGTTCAAATATATGAAGATTTATATGATGAATTTAAAGATGATCTAAAAAATTGGAATGTAGTTATAGACCCAAAAGATTTGTCGGTAAGATTTCAAGAACCAGAGGTGTTTTTTCAAAAGGGAAAAGCGAGTTTAAATAAAGAATTTAGAAATATACTTGAAAATTTTTTTCCAAGATATATAAATGTTATCCATAGTAAATATAAGTTAAATATTGAAGAAATAAGAATAGAAGGATATACATCAAGTGAGTGGACTGGTAGCAATAATGAATTGGATTCTTATTTTAATAATATGAAGCTATCTCAGGAAAGAACAAGAAATGTACTACAATATGTAATGAATTTAGAAAAAACGAATTATTGTCAAGATTGGCTAATTGAACATTTGACAGCTAATGGAATGTCATATAGTCATAGATATTTTAATGAAAACGGGGAAGAGGACATGGAAAAATCTAGGCGTGTTGAATTTAAAATCAGAACAAATGCTGATAAAATTATATCTGAAATAATAGAACAATATAAAGAGAAAAATGGTGATTAG